DNA from Mycobacterium sp. SMC-8:
GCCGCTACATCGACGCGATCGTCGAACCGAACAAACAGGCCCAGGTCACCAACACCACCGAGGTGATGGGCGCGGCCGTGGAATCGATTTCCCCGCAGTCGATTCCGACCGAGGCCACCGCACTGGTCTACACGAACTCGGTGGCCACCAGCCCGGTGACCAAGAACATCCCGTCGCTGCGCTACCTCTCCTACCGGCTGACCATGCAGCGCGACGGCGGCGACTGGCGCATCACCCGGATGTCGACCATCACGTCGTTCGATCTGACGCCGCAGCTGTAACGTCCGCCGTGGCCCTGAAATCGCCGGTCTCGCGACGTCAGACGGTCACCGCCCTGCTGCTGCTCACCTTCACCACCGGTCTGATCGACGCGGTCAGCGTGCTCGTGCTCGGGCACGTGTTCGTCGCGAACATGACCGGCAACGTGATCTTCCTCGGGTTTTGGTTTGTTCCGCATTCCGGCGTCGACCTGACCGCGGCGATCGTCGCGTTCGTCGGGTTCGTGCTGGGCACCATCATCGGGGGACGGCTGTCGCGGCATCTGGACGCCGACGTGCGGATGTGGCTGACCACCGCGCTCGGCCTCGAGGTGGTGCTGCTCGCGCTGCTGGCGATCCTGGCCGGCGCCGGGGTGCTGGACTACCGGGACGACACCAAACTCATCCTGATCGCCGGGCTCGCAGTGACCTTCGGATGCCAGAACGCGACCGCGCGCCAGTTCGGCATCCAGGAACTGTCGACGACGGTGCTGACGTCGACCATCGTCGGACTCGGCTTCGACAGCCGGCTGGCCGGCGGCACCGGCGAGGGGGAGAAGCTGCGCTACGGCGTGGTCGCGACGATGTGCGCCGGGGCGGTGGTCGGCGCAACGCTGACCCGGTTCACCGTCGCCCCGATCATCGGGCTGGCCGCTGCGATCGTCGCCGTCAGCGCCGCGATCTTCTGGTTCGGCCGCGGCGGTGAAGCGTGAACCGGCGGTTCGTCAAACGGAATCCAGCTGCGCCGCAGGGCTTTTTCGCGTGCGAGGCCGCGGGGCTGGGGTGGCTCGCCGACGCCGACGGCGGAGTGCCGTGTGCCCGTGTGCTCGCCGTCGCAGAGGATTCCCTGACCCTGGAACGGGTGACCACGACGGCGCCCAGCCGGGCCGCGGCCCGCGAGTTCGGCAGCCGGCTGGCGCGCACCCACGAGGCCGGAGCCGACGCGTTCGGCGCCCCGCCGCCGGAATGGAGCGGACCGGGTTTCTTCGGCCCGCTGCAGCACCCGCTGCCGATGGAGTACGGGCGCGACGGCGCCTGGGGTGTGTTCTACGCCGAGCGCCGGCTGGCGCCGATGGCCGCGCGCGCCGAGCTGGACCCGAACACCGCGGCAGCCGTCGGTGACGTCGTACAGCGTTGCCGCGCAGGTGAATTCGACGACGGAGAGCCGCCAGCGCGGCTGCACGGGGATCTCTGGAGCGGCAACGTGCTGTGGAGCGCCGACGGGGTGGTGCTGATCGATCCGGCCGCGCACGGTGGACATCGCGAGACCGATCTGGCGATGCTGGCGCTGTTCGGATGCCCGTACTTCGACGACGTGCTCGACGCGTACCAGCAGCACCGGCCCCTGCGGGCCGGCTGGCGCGACCGGGTCGGGCTGCATCAGCTCTACCCGCTGCTGGCCCATGTGGTGCTGTTCGGATCCGGCTATCTGGCCCAGACCCGGACCGCTGCGCGCAGCATCAGTTGAACGCCAGCCAGGCCGGCTGAGCCCGCTCGCGCGAATCGCACAGCACCGCCATGGTGTCGCACGAACCACGGGGTGCGCCGGCACCGGCCCACATGCCACCGGTGTCGCGGCGCAGCACGATCGCCGACGATCCGCCTCCGTCGAGCAGCACCGCGGTGTCGCTGCCCAACCCGCGGAACAGGTCCTGGATCTGGTCGGGGGTGTAGCTTCCGCCCTGGAACACGTACATCTCGTCGCGGTCCTTGACGTAGGCGATCGCGGTGCGGGCCGCGCTCGGCCCCGGGTCGTTGAGCTGACCGGTCTCGCCGGGGGCCAGCAGCCCGATGCCGGCCACGGCGACGAACCGGGTGCCCTGGTCGATCAGCCTGCTCACCACCGGTGTCGCGGCGTCGAAGTCATCGTCGTGGCGGGGCGGGACGACGAACGGCGCGCCCTTGACCGGCAGGATCATCGTCGACAGCGCCATCCAGTGCTCGTTACCGCCGGAGAGGCCCTGCTTGCCCCCGTAGGCCAGCGTGCCGGTCACCGCGGCGTTGGTCCGGCCCAGGCCTCGCGTGTTGTCGACGTAGGCGCCCAGTGGCGAACTGCAGCCGGTGCTCTTCCAGGAGCCGCCCTGCTGACCGCGCACGTCGAAGAAGTTCGCGTTGATCGCGATGGTCGGCTGGCCGAGGGCGTGCCACGCCTCGATCGGGGTGTAGATTTCCGAGGCCTGCCACAGCCCCTCGCCGGTCCGTGCCCGCGGATCACGTTCGCAGCGGGCCTGATAACCGGTGTGCGAGTCGGCGAGCAGGCGCGGCGCCAGCCGCTGTGAAGCGCCCTTGATGACCATCAGCCGGCCGCCGTTGTTCAGCTCGTACCAGTTCCCCGCCGCGTTGAGCATCGGCGCCGGGAACCCGCCGCCGAAGTTGTACACCAGATACGAACCGCGGGTGTTGGCGATCGCGCCGGCCAGCAGTTCCCGCGCGTCGGCCGCCCTCGCAAGGGGCGCCGTCGTCGTGGCCGCCACCACCACGCACATCACCACCGAGCACATCAGCACCGCGAGCGCATACCGCGCCGCGGCGAGAAGGCGCCGCATGTTTGCGGTGGGCATCGGCACCGGCGACTCCTTTCGGCACAGCGGACACGGCTCACTGAGAGTAATCCCACCAGAAACAGTGTCAACTTTCGTCACGACTGCATCACAGGAAGGTTCCGAGCTGGTCGCCGCGGTCTTTGCTGAGGGCCTCGCCGTGGTTATGTTGGCGGATGACGCACCGGACGACCGGGTACCCGGATGACATGTCTACCGTGACTCGTACCTTCACCGTCAGTCCGCCACCGCAGGTCGTCGTCGACTACCTCAAGGACTTCGAACACGCCGAACAGTGGGATCCCGGTACCCGCCGCTGCGAGCGCATCGACACCGGACCCGTCGTCGAGGGCGCATTCTGGCACAACGTGTCGAAAATCCTGGGGGTCACCGCCGAACTGACCTACAAGCTCGAAGAACTCACGCCCAGCAGGGTGGTATTCGTCGGAGAGAACCAGTCGTCGCGGACCATCGACACGATCACCGTCGACGCGCGAGGTTCGGGGTCGGTGGTCACCTTCGAGGGCGATCTCGAAATGCACGGCTCGGCAAGGATTCTCACGCCGCTGGTGAAACTTGCGCTCGAGAAGCGGGTCGGCGGCACCGAGAAGCGGATGGCCTCGGTGCTCAACCGGCTTGCGACGACGCCGGGATAGCGCGGCCCCCGGTTCAGGACGGAGCCAGCCGGTAGATCGCGTCGGCGGCGTCGTCGGTGATGTAGACGGCGCCATCGGGACCGGCGACCGCGGCCACCGGCCGGCCCCAGCGGGTCCCGTCGTCGTCCTGGAATCCGCCGACGAGTGTCTGCTGATCGCCGAGATCGCCGCCCTGCCAGGGGTAGAACGACACCTCGGGAGCACGGGGCGGCTGCCGGTTCCACGAACCGTGCACCCCGATCAGCGCGCCGCGACTGTACGGCGCGGGCAGCTCGCCGTCGACGAAGCTCAGGCCCAGCGGCGCCGAATGTGCGCCCATGCTCTGCTCCACGGGCGGCAGCAACGCGCAATCCATCTGTGCGCCATCGGGATTGGTCTGCACATCCCGGATGAAGGTCAGATCGGCAGGCCCGCCGTCGGGATTGCAGTACGGCCAGCCCAATTCGCGTCCGGGCGTCAAGTTGGCGATCTGCTCGGGCGGATGGTCGCCGACGTACTCCGGAATCACCTGTCCGTAGGACGGTCCCGGCTCGGGGTAGGCGACGTTGTCGCGGCCGTTGTTGGCCGTCCACACCGCGCCGTCGGGCGCCACCGCCAGCCCGGTGCCGTTGCGCACCCCGGTGGCGAACGGCTCGGCGGGACCGCCGCCGGGTGGTACCCGCATGATCGTGGCTCTCGGCGGGTCCGCGGTGCGGTCCTGCGCCGAGATGTTGCCCGTCGAGCCGATCGAGAAGTAGACGGCGCCGTCGGGGCCGACGGCCACGCTCTTGAGCACATGAGAGTACGCGCCCCGCAGGTCCGGGCTTCGATCGTCGGGCAGCCCGGCCGCCACCGTGCGCGGATCGTTGGCCGTGCCGTCGGCGTACCGGTACGCGACCACCTGATCGCTCTCGGCCACATACAGCGTCGACTTGTCGAACGCCAGGCCGTGCGGTTCGTCGAGCCCGTCGAGCAGCACCGACTCCTCGGCTGCCTCACCGTCGCGCGACGCGAACCGCAGCACCCGGCCCGCGCTGGGCACCGAGACCAGCAGCTCGCCGTCCGGGGTCCACGCCGCTAACCGCGGCCGCGAGGTCCGCGCCCACACCGACAGCGTCCAGCCCTGCGGCACCAGCGCCTGGCGGGGCCGGTCGAACGGTGCATCGGCCAGCCGCCGATCGACCTCGACGTTCACCGGGCTCAGCCTCGACTCGGGGGTGCCGCCCGTCGTCGTCACCGCCGACGGTGTCGGCGACCGAGCGGAGGTGGCCGACGGACCCGGCTCGGACGTGCATCCGGTGAGCAGGGCGGTGCCTGCCAGCAGGATGCCGATTCGTTTATGCCGCACCGAGTCCCGCATGCATCTCCCAGACCAGGATCTCCGCGGGCCCGGTCGCGGTAATCCGTTGACCGCCGGATGCGGTGAACCGCACCGCGTCGCCTTCTGTCAGTGGTCCGACCCCTTCCAGCGTGACCGCCCCCCGGGGCACGAACAGGTGCAGGTACGGCGCCTCGGGCAACAGGACGCTCTGACCCGCCTCCAGTCGCGCGCCGTGCAACGCCGCGTACCGGTTACGGATCGTGATGGCGGCGGCATCGCGGTGTGCGGGCATCCCTGACGCGATCGTCACCAAGTTGCCGCGCAACAGCTCGTCGTCGATCTCGAGCTGCTGGTAGCCGGGGTCGATTCCGGATTCGTCCGGTACCACCCACATCTGCACGAAATGCACCGGTTCGCTGTGGGTCTGCGCTCCGGTCAGGGTCCAGGAATCGTTCTTCTCGGAGTGCAGGATTCCGCGTCCCGCCGACATCCGCTGTGCCAGACCGGGATAGATGACCCCGGAGTGTCCGGTGGAGTCCTGGTGCACCAGCGAACCGCGCAGAACCCAGGTCACGATCTCCATGTCGCGGTGCGGATGGGTGTCAAAGCCGGTGCCGGGCTTGACGATGTCGTCGTTGTTGACCAGCAGCAGACCGTGGTGGGTGTTGCCGGGTTCGTAGTGGCTGCCGAAGGAGAACGAGTGTTTGGAGTCCAGCCACTCGATCGTGGTTTTCGCGCGGTCGTCGGCACGCCGGACGTCCACGATGCTCGGGCTGCTGCTCATGTCTGGATCACTCCTCGGAGAGTTCTTGTCAGCCTAGGTGGCTGTCCTGCGACCGACAACATTGATGATGTGTCATGTATTCCGGGGCTAGGGTGGGTCCATGGAGTGGCTCAGCGACGAGCAGCAGCTGATCTGGCGGGATTACCTGGCGACGGCCAGCCGGCTGCATACGGCGATGCACCGCCAGCTGCAGCAGGACTGCGAGCTGTCGCTGGCGGACTACGACGTGCTGGTAGCCCTGTCCGAGCGCGGGCCGATGCGCATCCACGAACTCGGCAGACTCATCGGCTGGGAGCAGAGCCGGCTGTCCCACCAGCTGCGCCGCATGCGGGGGCGCGGGCTGGTGGAGCGGGAGGGCGACGGCGACGACCGCCGCGGAGCGACAGTCACCCTGACCGACGCGGGGCTTTCTGCGTTGCAGACCGCCGCGCCCGGACACGTCGACCTGGTCCGCTCGGTGGTGTTCGACGGGCTCACCGAGACCCAGCAGCGAGAGTTCGGCGCGGCGCTGCAGACCATCCTCGGCCGGCTACGGGCCGCCCCGTCCGCCGGTTAGCCGTCCGGCCCGCCGGTCAGTGGGGCGGGGTGTCAAAGTGTGGCCGGCAGCCCGCACTTCGCGAACAGCTCGGTGTCCATGAAGGCCACCACGTGCGCGATGCCGGACTCGCACATGTCGAGCACATGCAGTTGAAAGGCCTCATGCACACTGGTTTCCGGGTTGCGCATGTAGAGCGCGGCCACCGGCTGACCGTTGGCGGTGGTCTGCAGGAACCGCATGTCGCCGGCCTTCTCGGCCGGGCAGTGCACCTTCGCCAGCGTGATGATGTCGGCCGGGCCCTGATACCAGCCGTCGAACGGGGGCATCTCCCACACCGCGTCGGCGGTGAGCAGTCCGACGAGCCGGTCCATGTCGTAGCTTTCGAACGCGGCGATGTACTGGGTCAGCGTCTCGGCGGCCTCCGGGGATTGCAGCGGCACCGGCCGATCGTCACGGGCGGGCTGTATCTCGTCGAGCTGCGCGCGAGCCCGCTGCAGCAGGCTGTTGACCGCCGCGGTGGACGTGCCGACCGCCTCGCCGACCTCGGCGGCCTTCCACTGCAGCACCTCACGCAGCACCAGCACCGCACGCTGGCGCGGGGGCAGATGCTGCAGCGCCGCGACGAACGCCAGCCGCACCGCCTCTCGGGACTCGGCGATCACCGACGGGTCGGACGGGTCTTCGCGCGAAGCGTCGGGCAGCGGTTCCAGCCAGCTGATCTCGTGGCGCTCGGTGAGCTCACCCGTCGGATCCGAGGCCGGCTGGCCCAGCCCGCTGGGCAGCGGCCTGCGTTTGTTGCCGTCGAGCGCCGTCAGGCAGGTGTTGGTGGCGATCCGGTACAGCCAGGTCCGCACCGACGATTTGCCCTGGAAACCCTTGTACGACTTCCACGCCCGCAGATAGGTTTCCTGGACCAGATCCTCGGCGTCGTGCAGTGAACCGGTCATCCGGTAGCAGTGCGCCAGAAGTTCCCGCCGGTACCGCTGCGCATCGGCGAGAAAGGCGTCCGAGGCACCCTTGTCGGCGAAGTCGTCGAGGTTGCCGTCGAGAGCCGTGGCCGTCACGTTCAGCAGCTTACGCAGCGTCACCGACAAGTCCAGGTCCTGTTGGGCGCCTCGTGGAACGCTAGTCTCGCTGCCATGGTTGTGACCCACACCGAGCGCAGTTTCGACGGCGTCGGCGGCGTTCGGATCGTGTACGACGTGTGGACCCCGCAGGAGCCGCCGCGCGGCGTGGTCGTGCTGGCCCACGGGTACGCCGAACACGCCCGCCGATACGACCACGTCGTCGCCCGGTTCGGCGAGGCGGGACTGGTCACCTACGCGCTGGACCACCGCGGCCACGGCCGCTCCGGCGGCAAGCGGGTCTACCTGCGCGACATCACCGAGTACACCGGGGACTTCCACACCCTGGTCCGGATCGCCGCCGATGAGCAGCCGAGCCTGAAACGGGTGGTGCTCGGGCACAGCATGGGCGGCGGCATCGTGTTCACCTACGGCGTCGAGCATCCCGACGACTACCACGCGATGGTGCTGTCCGGACCGGCCGTCGACGCGCACGCCTCGGTGTCGCCGGTGATGGTGCTGCTGGCCAAGGTGCTGGGCCGCATCGCACCCGGCCTGCCCGTCGACAACCTGCCGGCCGACGCGGTGTCGCGTGACCCGCAGGTCGTCGCCGCCTACGAGAACGACCCGCTGGTCCACCACGGCAAGCTGCCCGCCGGCGTGGGCCGTGCGCTGATCGGTGTCGGTGAGACCATGCCGGCGCGGGCCGGCGCGATCACCGCCCCGCTGCTGGTCGTGCACGGCGACAAGGACCGGCTGATCCCGGTGCAGGGCAGCCGCAAACTCATCGACTGCATCGGGTCGGCCGACGTGCACCTCAAGGAGTATCCGGGCCTCTACCACGAGGTGTTCAACGAGCCCGAGAAAGACGTGGTGCTCGACGACGTCACCGCCTGGATCGAGTCGAAGCTGTGAGAATCCTTGCTGCGGTGGCGCTTTCGGTTCTGCTTCTGGTTTCGGGCTGCTCGTCGGACTCCTCGACGGACCCGGCGGTGTGGACGGACGAGGAGGTGACGTTCGACGCTGACGGGTTGACGCTGCACGGCACCTACCGGCACCGCACCGGAGGGGACCCCGTGCCCGCGGCGCTGCTGATCTCCGAGAGCGGCGGCACCGACCGCAACGGCGACAACCAGGTGGCGGGTCCGATCGGCAACATGCGCCAGTTGGCCGAGCTGCTGTCCGAGCGCGGCGTGGCCAGCCTGCGGTACGACAAGGTGGGTACCGGGCGCACCGGGCTGGGTCCGTACAAGGACCGGCCGGCCGACGTCGTCAGCGCCGTGTACACCGCGGGCGCCGAGGCGGCTTTCGCGTTCTTGGCCGGGCAGCCGGCCACCGATCCAACACGGGCGTCGGTGTACGCGCTGGGGGAGGGCACGATCCACGCGCTGGCGCTGGCCGGGGACACCGATCCCGGCACGCCGAAGGTCCATTCGCTGGGGCTGTTCCAGCCGCTTCCCGGGCGCTATCTCGACATCATCACCGACCGCGTGAAGGCCGACGGCTCCCCGGAGACGCTGGCGGCCTGGCAGGCCGCGGTCGAGGAGATCCGCGCCAAGGGCACCGTCCCGGCGGATCTGCCCGACGGGCTCACCGCGATCGTGAACCCGGGCAACGTCGCCGCGGTGGCCGAGGCGGACAAGATCGACCCGGTGAAGCTCGCCGCCGCGGTGCCTGCCGGCACCCCCGTGCTGCTCACCTGCTCGGACTCGGACAACCAGTCGCGCTGCGACACCATCGGTCCGTTGGTAGCGGCGCTGCAGCACACCGACCTGACGCTGGTCGAACTCAAGGGTGTCAACCATGTGCTGCGCGAGGACCCGACCGACAACATCGCCAACTACGCCAACCAGGAACCGCTGTCCGGGCAGCTGGTGGCCGCGCTGGACGCTTTCGCCGGCAAGTGAGCCCGCTGCCTGTGGAGAAACGCCGGTCTGGGGATAAGGGATACTGCAGGGCAGTGAAACGTCGTACCGAATCCCTACCGTCGCCGGCATGAGCACAGACGAGAAGATGCTGGCCCGCATCGCGGCACTACTGCGCCAGGCCGAGGGCACCGACAACCCGCACGAGGCCGACGCGTTCATGGCCGCCGCGCAGCGGCTGGCCACCGCCACCTCGATCGACCTCGCGGTCGCGCGCAGCCACACCGACCGGCGCAGCCGAACCCAGACCCCGGTGCAGCGCACCATCACCATCGGTGAGCCCGGCGCTCGCGGGCTGCGCACCTACGTGCAGCTGTTCGTGGTCATCGCCGCCGCCAACGACGTCAAATGTGACGTCGCGTCGAACTCGACGTTCGTGTACGCCTACGGGTTCGCCGAGGACATCGATACCACCCACGCCCTCTACACCAGCCTGGTCATGCAGATGGTGCGCGCGTCCAAGGACTACATCGCCTCCGGCGCGCACAGGCCGACCCCCACCATCACGGCGCGGCTGAACTTCCAGCTGGCGTTCGGCGCCCGGGTGGGGCAGCGGCTAGCCGAGGCGCGCGAGGAAGCGCAGCGCGCCGCCACCAGCGGGCCGGACAGTGTCCCGGGCACCGCGATCGCGCTGCGCAACAAGGACCTTGAGCTCAAGGACTACTACCGCCAGACGTCGAGGGCGCGCGGCACCTGGCGCGCCACCAGCGCCACTGCGGGCTACTCGTCGGCGGCGCGGCGCGCCGGTGACCGCGCCGGTCGCCGGGCCCGGCTGGGCGGTGAGACCGAGCTGGCGGGAGCGCGGTCAGCGCTGGAGAGATGACGCGGGACGCGCAGCGCGCAAAGGTGTACGCCGCCGAGGAATTCGTGCGCACCATGTTCGACCGCGCCGCGCAGCGGGGAAATCCGGTGCTCGACTTCTTCGGCGCGCAGCTGACCCTGCCGCCGGAGGCCCGGTTCGCTTCGGCCGAGGCGGTGCAAACCTACGTCGACGGTGTGCTGGCCCATCCTGCGGTCCGGGACCGGTGGCCGGCGGTCACGCCGCTGGCGGTGCGGCCGAGGCGGGGCGTCACGGCCGCGCACTACGAGCGCGCGGGGGACGCCGCGACGATCGCGGTGCCCGAGGGCCGCAGCACCTGGGCGCTGCGGGAGCTGGTGGTGCTGCACGAGATCGCCCACCACCTGTGCGACACCGTCCCGCCGCACGGGCCTGCGTTCGTCGCGACGTTCTGCGAGCTGGCCGCCGCGGTGATGGGCCCGGAGGCCGCGTACGTGTTGCGCGTCGTGTACGCCAAGGAAGGCGTGAAGTAGCGTCGATCCCGTGACCACGCCCGACTGGGGATCTCTGGACGACCTGTTCACCCGCGTGCTGCACAGCGAGGACGACGGGATGCGCGCCGCCAGAAAGGCCGGCGACGCCGCCGGCATGCCCGCGATCGAGGTCTCCGCACAGCACGCGAAACTGCTGGCGTTGCTGGTGAAGATCGCCGGGGCGCGCCGGGTGCTCGAGATCGGCACCCTGGCCGGCTACAGCACGATCTCGCTGGCCCGCGCGGTCGGCCCCGACGGCACCGTCGTCACCCTCGAATACGAACCCGCGCACGCCGAGATCGCCCGGCGCAACCTCGAGCGCGCCGGGGTGAGCGATCGGGTCGAGATCGTCGTCGGCGCCGCGCTGGACTCCCTGCCGAGGCTGCAGCAGCGCGGCGACACCTACGACCTCGTGTTCATCGACGCCGACAAGGAGAACAACGTCTCCTACGTCGAGTGGGCCGTTGCGCTCGGCCGGCCGGGCACCGTGGTCGTCGTCGACAACATCGCCCGCAACGGCCGCGTGCTCGACCCGGCACCCGACGACGGGCAGGCCAACGCGATTCGCGCGATGTTCGACATGATGGGCGCCCACCCCCGGCTGGACACCGCGGCGATACAGACCGTGGGCGCCAAAGGCTGGGACGGTTTCGCCCTCGCGGTCGTGGACTAGGGGGTCCTCCGATGGGGCGGGCCTATCTGGGGTACCGGGCAGACGACGGCGCCACCGACTACGGCGCGTTCTTCGATCCGCAGATGGCGCCGTTGCCCGTCCACGTCGTCGATGCATTGCACCACGGGCCACAGGCCGCTCCACTGCTGCTCGGATTCAACAGCGCAGCAACACTTCTCGACGACGGATACCACCCGACCGAAACGGGGTACGGCCGGCTGGCCAACGGAGCGTCTGAGGTGTCGGTGCTCACCGACATGCCCGGGGTGGCCCCCGGGATGTGGGCCTGGTGGTTCGGCTGGCATGGCAGCGACAGCCGCCGCTACAAGTTGTGGCATCCCCGCGCACACGTGGCGGCGCGGTGGGCCGACGGCGGCGGCGACGGCCACTACGCCGGCCGCACCTGCCTGGTCGAGGAGTACCTCGGATCCGCCTACACCAGGGCCGCGATCCGATTCGTCGCGCCGCGCACGCTCGGGATCGACGAATCCCGGCTCGGTGATTCGGTCGCGGTGTGCGCGCGCCTGGGCTCGTCCGAGACGCCGGTCGACATCGGCTGGTTGATCCACCATGTCCGCGCGACACCCACCGGCGCCGAAATGCGGTCCCGGTTTTGGCTCGGCGGCCCGTATACCGGGGTGCGCCATGGAAACCTGTTGGCCAACACCGTGGTTCGGCCCGTCGCGGAACGCCGGCTGCCCGACCCGCGGGATCTGTTGGTGCACTGCGCGCAGGAGATGAATCACCTGGCCGCGTTCCTGCCCGCCCTGCACGCCAGGTTGGGTTAGCGACGCGTTCGGGTATGCCCCGCGCATGTGGACGGTGAGCAGGGACATCGAGGCGTCGGCGGATGCCGCGTGGCACGTACTGACCGATCTGGACGCGTGGCCGCGGTGGGGGCCGACGGTGGCCGGCGCCGGACTCGACGGTTCGGCCTTCGAACTGGGTGCGACGGGCCGGGTGTGGACCCCGGTCGGCGTGCCGCTGCCGTTCGTGATCTCCGAACTGGACCAGGGCCGCACCTGGGGCTGGCGGGTGGCTGGGGTGCCCGCGACCCGGCATGGGGTGGAGCCCCGCGGCGACGGCAGCCGGGTGTGGATGAGCTCGCCGCTGTGGGCGCCCGCGTACCTGCCGGTGCTCGCGATCGCGCTGCGCCGCATCGAGAATCTGGCGGTGCGGTTTCGAACGAGCTGACCGCGGCAACTATGGGGCATGGCCGTCACCGAATCCCGTGAAACCGTGATCGACGCATCGCCGCAGGACATCATGGAGGTCCTGTTCGATTTGGAGTCCCTGACCGAGTGGTCGTCGGCGCACCAGGAGGTCGAGGTGCTCGACCGTGACGACCAGGGCCGGCCCACCCGGTCCCGGCAGGTCGTCAAGATCGTCGGGGTCAGCGATGAGCAGGTGCTCGACTACACCGTCCACGACGACGGGGTCAGTTGGACCCTGGTCAGCTCGAAACAGCAACGCGCACAAGACGCCCGCTACACACTGACCGCGGAGGGCGACAAGACCCGGGTGCGGTTCGAGCTGACCGTGGACCCGACGGTGCCGCTG
Protein-coding regions in this window:
- a CDS encoding alpha/beta hydrolase, whose amino-acid sequence is MVVTHTERSFDGVGGVRIVYDVWTPQEPPRGVVVLAHGYAEHARRYDHVVARFGEAGLVTYALDHRGHGRSGGKRVYLRDITEYTGDFHTLVRIAADEQPSLKRVVLGHSMGGGIVFTYGVEHPDDYHAMVLSGPAVDAHASVSPVMVLLAKVLGRIAPGLPVDNLPADAVSRDPQVVAAYENDPLVHHGKLPAGVGRALIGVGETMPARAGAITAPLLVVHGDKDRLIPVQGSRKLIDCIGSADVHLKEYPGLYHEVFNEPEKDVVLDDVTAWIESKL
- a CDS encoding sigma-70 family RNA polymerase sigma factor, which codes for MSVTLRKLLNVTATALDGNLDDFADKGASDAFLADAQRYRRELLAHCYRMTGSLHDAEDLVQETYLRAWKSYKGFQGKSSVRTWLYRIATNTCLTALDGNKRRPLPSGLGQPASDPTGELTERHEISWLEPLPDASREDPSDPSVIAESREAVRLAFVAALQHLPPRQRAVLVLREVLQWKAAEVGEAVGTSTAAVNSLLQRARAQLDEIQPARDDRPVPLQSPEAAETLTQYIAAFESYDMDRLVGLLTADAVWEMPPFDGWYQGPADIITLAKVHCPAEKAGDMRFLQTTANGQPVAALYMRNPETSVHEAFQLHVLDMCESGIAHVVAFMDTELFAKCGLPATL
- a CDS encoding DUF2786 domain-containing protein, coding for MSTDEKMLARIAALLRQAEGTDNPHEADAFMAAAQRLATATSIDLAVARSHTDRRSRTQTPVQRTITIGEPGARGLRTYVQLFVVIAAANDVKCDVASNSTFVYAYGFAEDIDTTHALYTSLVMQMVRASKDYIASGAHRPTPTITARLNFQLAFGARVGQRLAEAREEAQRAATSGPDSVPGTAIALRNKDLELKDYYRQTSRARGTWRATSATAGYSSAARRAGDRAGRRARLGGETELAGARSALER
- a CDS encoding MarR family winged helix-turn-helix transcriptional regulator, translated to MEWLSDEQQLIWRDYLATASRLHTAMHRQLQQDCELSLADYDVLVALSERGPMRIHELGRLIGWEQSRLSHQLRRMRGRGLVEREGDGDDRRGATVTLTDAGLSALQTAAPGHVDLVRSVVFDGLTETQQREFGAALQTILGRLRAAPSAG
- a CDS encoding SRPBCC family protein, which encodes MSTVTRTFTVSPPPQVVVDYLKDFEHAEQWDPGTRRCERIDTGPVVEGAFWHNVSKILGVTAELTYKLEELTPSRVVFVGENQSSRTIDTITVDARGSGSVVTFEGDLEMHGSARILTPLVKLALEKRVGGTEKRMASVLNRLATTPG
- a CDS encoding phosphodiester glycosidase family protein, whose translation is MPMPTANMRRLLAAARYALAVLMCSVVMCVVVAATTTAPLARAADARELLAGAIANTRGSYLVYNFGGGFPAPMLNAAGNWYELNNGGRLMVIKGASQRLAPRLLADSHTGYQARCERDPRARTGEGLWQASEIYTPIEAWHALGQPTIAINANFFDVRGQQGGSWKSTGCSSPLGAYVDNTRGLGRTNAAVTGTLAYGGKQGLSGGNEHWMALSTMILPVKGAPFVVPPRHDDDFDAATPVVSRLIDQGTRFVAVAGIGLLAPGETGQLNDPGPSAARTAIAYVKDRDEMYVFQGGSYTPDQIQDLFRGLGSDTAVLLDGGGSSAIVLRRDTGGMWAGAGAPRGSCDTMAVLCDSRERAQPAWLAFN
- a CDS encoding YoaK family protein encodes the protein MALKSPVSRRQTVTALLLLTFTTGLIDAVSVLVLGHVFVANMTGNVIFLGFWFVPHSGVDLTAAIVAFVGFVLGTIIGGRLSRHLDADVRMWLTTALGLEVVLLALLAILAGAGVLDYRDDTKLILIAGLAVTFGCQNATARQFGIQELSTTVLTSTIVGLGFDSRLAGGTGEGEKLRYGVVATMCAGAVVGATLTRFTVAPIIGLAAAIVAVSAAIFWFGRGGEA
- a CDS encoding sorbosone dehydrogenase family protein, with product MRDSVRHKRIGILLAGTALLTGCTSEPGPSATSARSPTPSAVTTTGGTPESRLSPVNVEVDRRLADAPFDRPRQALVPQGWTLSVWARTSRPRLAAWTPDGELLVSVPSAGRVLRFASRDGEAAEESVLLDGLDEPHGLAFDKSTLYVAESDQVVAYRYADGTANDPRTVAAGLPDDRSPDLRGAYSHVLKSVAVGPDGAVYFSIGSTGNISAQDRTADPPRATIMRVPPGGGPAEPFATGVRNGTGLAVAPDGAVWTANNGRDNVAYPEPGPSYGQVIPEYVGDHPPEQIANLTPGRELGWPYCNPDGGPADLTFIRDVQTNPDGAQMDCALLPPVEQSMGAHSAPLGLSFVDGELPAPYSRGALIGVHGSWNRQPPRAPEVSFYPWQGGDLGDQQTLVGGFQDDDGTRWGRPVAAVAGPDGAVYITDDAADAIYRLAPS
- a CDS encoding pirin-like bicupin family protein; this translates as MSSSPSIVDVRRADDRAKTTIEWLDSKHSFSFGSHYEPGNTHHGLLLVNNDDIVKPGTGFDTHPHRDMEIVTWVLRGSLVHQDSTGHSGVIYPGLAQRMSAGRGILHSEKNDSWTLTGAQTHSEPVHFVQMWVVPDESGIDPGYQQLEIDDELLRGNLVTIASGMPAHRDAAAITIRNRYAALHGARLEAGQSVLLPEAPYLHLFVPRGAVTLEGVGPLTEGDAVRFTASGGQRITATGPAEILVWEMHAGLGAA
- a CDS encoding fructosamine kinase family protein encodes the protein MNRRFVKRNPAAPQGFFACEAAGLGWLADADGGVPCARVLAVAEDSLTLERVTTTAPSRAAAREFGSRLARTHEAGADAFGAPPPEWSGPGFFGPLQHPLPMEYGRDGAWGVFYAERRLAPMAARAELDPNTAAAVGDVVQRCRAGEFDDGEPPARLHGDLWSGNVLWSADGVVLIDPAAHGGHRETDLAMLALFGCPYFDDVLDAYQQHRPLRAGWRDRVGLHQLYPLLAHVVLFGSGYLAQTRTAARSIS